Proteins encoded in a region of the Vicia villosa cultivar HV-30 ecotype Madison, WI linkage group LG5, Vvil1.0, whole genome shotgun sequence genome:
- the LOC131607968 gene encoding acyltransferase Pun1-like, which translates to MHTCLLNDSETKKIRTRETIVNQLIMEIEILSRETIKPSSPTPSDLRIYPLSFIDNAFYRKYVPVIFFYNTNEVSNQTSKVSQLRNSLSHVLSKYYHFAGRLKDKTTIECNDQGVSFFITKIQNNLSEIVQNPTEESVNSLFPDELQWKVMDWSGSLFVIQVHCFACGGIAISILMTHKVGDGTTLFKFLNDWAIINQKLEQEDLSILLSPLSLQEGGASIFSQRDIPIFPELFIPGGNNIVYKRFVFEASKIKSLKEKVRNSLNFSPTRVQVVSALIYKRAVTTKGLNFKIAPFTTVVDVRRRMVPPLSENYVGNIVWFASMCPDKEKMELDELVSKIKQALSEFCEVYPKKFEGKEEEDLSFISGCLEHLNDGYYENHNMYTFSSWCGFPVYDVDFGWGKPTWVTTFGCLMKNVIFMMDARDGEGIEVFVSMKKNDMDKFENDVEILQYASLNPSNV; encoded by the coding sequence ATGCACACTTGTTTGTTGAATGATTCTGAAACAAAAAAGATAAGAACGCGTGAAACTATTGTGAACCAATTAATCATGGAGATTGAAATTCTTTCTAGAGAAACCATCAAACCTTCATCACCAACTCCTTCTGATTTGAGAATCTACCCTCTTTCTTTTATTGATAATGCCTTTTACCGCAAGTATGTGCCAGTTATTTTCTTCTACAACACAAACGAAGTTAGTAACCAAACTTCTAAAGTATCACAACTCCGAAATTCCCTATCTCATGTTCTTTCCAAATACTATCATTTTGCTGGTAGATTGAAAGACAAAACTACCATTGAATGCAATGATCAAGGTGTGTCATTTTTCATCACAAAGATACAAAACAATTTATCAGAAATCGTCCAAAACCCGACCGAAGAATCGGTGAACTCATTGTTTCCAGATGAATTGCAATGGAAAGTGATGGATTGGAGTGGGAGTTTATTTGTCATTCAAGTCCATTGTTTCGCATGTGGAGGAATTGCGATAAGTATTCTCATGACTCACAAGGTTGGTGATGGTACCACTCTGTTCAAATTTTTGAACGACTGGGCCATCATCAACCAAAAACTAGAACAAGAAGActtatcaatattattatcaCCCCTTTCTTTACAAGAAGGGGGAGCATCAATTTTCTCTCAGAGAGACATACCTATTTTTCCGGAGCTTTTTATTCCGGGAGGAAACAATATAGTGTATAAAAGATTTGTCTTTGAAGCCTCAAAGATTAAGTCCCTCAAGGaaaaggtaagaaattctttaaaTTTTTCTCCGACTCGCGTACAAGTTGTAAGTGCATTGATTTACAAGCGCGCGGTTACAACAAAGGGATTAAATTTCAAGATTGCGCCGTTCACTACAGTTGTAGACGTTCGCAGAAGAATGGTTCCTCCATTGTCAGAAAACTATGTTGGAAACATAGTTTGGTTTGCATCTATGTGTccagataaagagaaaatggaGCTGGATGAATTGGTAAGCAAGATAAAACAAGCATTATCTGAATTTTGCGAGGTTTATCCGAAAAAATTCGAAGGGAAAGAAGAGGAGGATTTGTCATTTATTTCAGGGTGTTTGGAACATCTTAATGATGGTTATTATGAGAATCATAATATGTATACATTTAGTAGTTGGTGTGGATTTCCAGTATATGATGTAGATTTTGGGTGGGGAAAACCAACATGGGTAACCACTTTTGGTTGTTTGATGAAGAATGTAATATTTATGATGGATGCTAGAGATGGAGAAGGGATTGAAGTGTTTGTGAGCATGAAAAAGAATGATATGGATAAGTTTGAAAATGATGTTGAGATTCTTCAATATGCATCTCTTAATCCAAGCAATGTTTGA
- the LOC131607969 gene encoding embryonic abundant protein VF30.1-like, with amino-acid sequence MSLGIQKHSESSESDKKETTKENHPFGFWAWSRKEIEKENQPFGFWAWSRKETEKENQPFGFWAWSRKETEKENQPFGFWAWSRKETEKENQPFGFWAWSRKETEKENQPFGFWAWSRKETEKENQPFGFWAWSRKANRPFLRDTKKETQNFLALTSDEKEAHIINNYCRTPSAIGEDKHCALSLESMMDFAISKLGKNIKVMSSSLVQNQDKYVVEEVNKIGDKVVMCHRLNFKKVVFYCHAVNATTTYMVPFVASDGTKSKALTICHHDTRGMNPNVLSEVLNVKPGTVPVCHFIGNKAIAWVPDMSESGGHACVI; translated from the coding sequence ATGAGCTTAGGTATTCAAAAACATTCTGAATCTAGTGAGAGTGATAAAAAAGAAACTACAAAAGAAAATCATCCTTTTGGATTTTGGGCATGGTCtagaaaagaaattgaaaaagaaaatcaacCTTTTGGATTTTGGGCATGGTCTAgaaaagaaactgaaaaagaaaacCAACCTTTTGGATTTTGGGCATGGTCTAgaaaagaaactgaaaaagaaaatCAACCTTTTGGATTTTGGGCATGGTCTAgaaaagaaactgaaaaagaaaatCAACCTTTTGGATTTTGGGCATGGTCTAgaaaagaaactgaaaaagaaaatCAACCTTTTGGATTTTGGGCATGGTCTAgaaaagaaactgaaaaagaaaatCAACCTTTTGGATTTTGGGCATGGTCTAGAAAAGCAAATAGACCTTTTCTAAGAGAtacaaaaaaagaaactcaaaattttttAGCACTCACATCAGATGAAAAAGAAGCTCACATTATTAACAACTATTGTAGAACCCCATCAGCAATAGGAGAAGACAAACATTGTGCGTTATCACTAGAATCTATGATGGATTTCGCCATTTCAAAACTTGGAAAGAATATCAAAGTGATGTCAAGTTCCTTAGTTCAAAATCAGGATAAATATGTAGTCGAGGAAGTAAATAAAATTGGAGACAAAGTAGTAATGTGTCATAGattgaattttaaaaaagttGTATTTTATTGCCACGCAGTTAATGCGACGACAACTTACATGGTCCCATTCGTGGCCTCTGATGGAACTAAATCAAAAGCTCTTACTATTTGCCACCATGACACTAGAGGTATGAATCCTAACGTGTTGAGTGAAGTTCTCAATGTTAAACCAGGAACTGTCCCTGTTTGCCATTTTATCGGCAATAAGGCTATTGCTTGGGTACCTGATATGAGTGAATCTGGTGGCCATGCTTGTGTCATCTAG